AATGTTGCATCAACTACTTTGTCAATTTGTTTTGCTTCATCTGTCGACACCTCATTGAATTCAGCATTATCAAGTGCATTACCTGTTACAAGATCAATCAAAGGTGACAAGAACAAACTTTTGCCAATCGCGATAGTCGTGATAATGCCATCTAATGTCTCATTGGTGTCAATTTTCTTTAAAATATCACTTTTTATTAATGCGTTGATTTCATTGTATACTGAATCATCAAATACCATACTAAAGCTTTTTGTTTTATCGCCGCTAAACATTCCAAAGATTGAAAGGTCTTTAATTTGATATGTAACCTTTATATGAACAAAATCACTTGATGATTCACTACCATCATTAACAGTAACATTCGTGGTAGTAATAGTACCAGTCATTGTAAATGCTCCGGTAATCAGTGAGGGGCGTTTGAATGCTTCAAACTTTTCAACTTTTGTATTTAAATTATAACTTGTATCATTAATTATTATATTGTTCGTAACAGCCGTAGTGCCAGAAAAAGCAAATGTTGTACTTCCTGACCATTTATATTCTGGATCTTCTGTTCCAAACCCTGTCGGGTCAATATAATTCACCGGATTATTAGAACAATAACTATACCAATTTGTTGATTCAACAATCGAAAACCCCTGCCTGTTCGGATTAATCAACTCCCCGCCAGCCGGATCAGCGCTCAGCCATATCCCGGTTTTTGGTGAAAAATATCTTTTGCTCGCATAATACAGATTAGACTCTTTATCAAATTCCAAACCTGTGTATTTGAATGGTAATAAATCAAAACCATCAGCCTCTTTCTCAATCCATAATTCCCCA
This genomic interval from Candidatus Delongbacteria bacterium contains the following:
- a CDS encoding RHS repeat-associated core domain-containing protein, which gives rise to GELWIEKEADGFDLLPFKYTGLEFDKESNLYYASKRYFSPKTGIWLSADPAGGELINPNRQGFSIVESTNWYSYCSNNPVNYIDPTGFGTEDPEYKWSGSTTFAFSGTTAVTNNIIINDTSYNLNTKVEKFEAFKRPSLITGAFTMTGTITTTNVTVNDGSESSSDFVHIKVTYQIKDLSIFGMFSGDKTKSFSMVFDDSVYNEINALIKSDILKKIDTNETLDGIITTIAIGKSLFLSPLIDLVTGNALDNAEFNEVSTDEAKQIDKVVDATLTDED